The sequence below is a genomic window from Acetobacter vaccinii.
GACCTGAAGGTGCCAACCCTGCTGATTATCGGAGACAAGGACAAGACAGCCATTGGCTCCGACTCAGCTCCCCCAGCCGTGCGGGCGCAACTGGGCCATTACCCCACTCTGGGCAAAGCGGCTGCGGCAGCCATCCCGAACGCCCAGTTGATTGAATTCCCTACCCTTGGGCATTCCCCCCAGATGCAAGACCCCGATGCATTCCATGCGGCCCTGCTGGGCTGGCTGGACCCAGAGAGTATTTCAAAAGACCACTCCCGCAATACACCTTAAAAGCCAAAGCATTTTTGGTTATTCTTTTGATGAAAATTTTAAAAGACCATCGCCTTTTTGAAAAAAGGCGATGCCCAGAAATTTTTATCTTTTGACCACCATAGCGGGCACCTTTTACCGGGCCCTGTTTGCATATATCGTGCAGGTTCCGCCGGGCGTGTAACGGGTGTCTGGCTCCATGCTGATTGCAATAAAGTGGCAGGTTAATGAAAAAATACGCTCTGGTATGGTGCGCCGCCCTCCCCATCGCCACGGTCGCACAGGCTGCCGATCTCCCTGCGCCACCCGACACCCAGGCCGAGGCAGCCACCTCTACGCCCGAGCCCCTGCGCTTTGTACAGCAGGACCTTAACGGATCAGGGGAACGCCCCGAACTGTGCCTGACATTCAACCAGCGGCTGGACCCGACCCAAACCCGCAGTCTGGCTGCCGCCATTACCCTCAAACCCGCAGTCCCCTACGCCCCCCATGTCAGCAACACGCAGTTCTGCCTGGGGGGGCTGGCCTATAACACCAGCTATATCCTGCGCGTTTCTACCGCATTCCATGCCGCCAATGGGACACGGCTGGACAAAGCCTATACGCTCAATGCCAGTTTTGCAGACCGTACACCCTCCGTCGGGCTGATCGGCAACGGCTATACCCTGCCCCGGCTGACATCCAACGGGCCTGTGGTGCAAAGCGTCAATGTCAAGACCGTGCGGCTGCATGTCCTGCGCATGACACCCCATGTCGCCGCCGCACAGATTGGGGAAGGCCGTATCTCCCTCGATCAGACCAGCATGACAGGCAGCGACCTGGCCTACCTGGCCCAGAACTGGCTGACAGATGTCTGGCACGGCACCATGGCTATTGATGACCAGCACAACGTCAGCACCTCAACCGCCTTCCCACTGGCAACGGCGCTGACTGGCAAGGGGCCGGGGCTGTACCTTGTCACGGCAGAAAACGTAGCGCTTAACCCCTCCGCCAGCCCGGTAGAACTGGCCTTGCAGCCCATCCCCCCCGGCGGCAACGACAGTGCACCCTACAACCCGGCCCAGTACAACAGCTTTGCGGCCCACTGGGTGAGCCTGAGCAATCTGGGGCTGACTGCCCTGCGTGGCACGGACGGGCTGCATGTCTCAGTGCGCTCTCTGGCCACAGGCACTGGGGTTGCCGACACACAACTGGCCCTTGTCGCCCAGAGTGGTGATGTGCTGGCCAGCGCCCACACAGACAGCAACGGCAACGCCGTGTTTGCACCGGGGCTTATGCGCGGCACCAACGCCAACACGCCCCGCCAGCTTATAGCCACCCAGGGCAACGACCAGGCCATTATGGCACTGACAGGCCCCTGGTTTGACTTTTCCAGCCGTGGAGCAGAAGGCTCAGGTCAGTTTGGCATGGCGCGGGCGGTCATACAGACCGAGCGTGGCATCTACCGCCCGGGCGAAACAGTAAATGCCCTTGTTCTGCTGCGGGACAAGACCGGACATGCTCTGACACACCAGCCGCTTACTGTCGTCCTGCGCCGCTCTGACGGGCAGAAGGACAGCACCCGCACCCTGACACAGGACCAGGACGGCGGTTATACGCTGCAACTGCCGGTCAGCCGGTCAGCACCGGCCGGGCCATGGCGGATTGAGGTCATGCTCGACCCGACGTCCGCCCCCCTTGCGGCAACGTCCTTTCAGGTAGCCGACTTCACACCCCAGACTCTGACAGCCACCCTCAAGGCACCCGACCAGGCCGTGTCCGACCAGCCGATGGATGTGCAGGTTGCTGCCAACTTCCTGTACGGCGCACCCGCCAGCGACCTGCGCGTGGAAGGGGAATGGCGGCTGGTGCCAAACCCCACCCCCCTGCCTGCTTACAAGGACTGGGTCTTTGGCTACGCGACCGAAACCCTGCCCGATAGTTCCGGCAACCTGGACTTCCCCCCGACCGATGCTAAGGGCAACACCCTCGCCACGGTGCCTGTCAGCCTGCCACCGGGGCTGACACAGCGGCTGGCCATTGCCCTGACAGCCCGGGTTATTGAACCCTCCGGCCACCCCATCACCAAGATGCTGACTGTCCCCCTCCGCCGCACGACCCCGCTGATCGGACTGCACGTGGCCCCGACCAGCACGGAGGATACCCAGACAGCCGTGCCTGTCAGCATTGTCACCCTCAACCCCAATGGCACGCAGCCCGTACCCCTGTCCGGCCTGCGCTGGACACTCAGCCGGGTCAACTCCGTCTATGACTGGGCGCATGTTGACGGGCGGTGGGAATTTCATGAGCATCAGGTGGATGTGCCTGTTACGTCAGGCAGCCTGACCACCGACAAGGCAGGACGCGGCACCCTGAGCCCGTCACTCGACTGGGGCAGCTACCGCCTGTCGGTCGATGACCCGGCCAGCGGAGCAGGCACCTCCACCGTGCTGCATGTCGGCTGGGCCGCAACTACGGGTGACACCACGCCCGACGCCCTGCCTGTCAGTGTACGCGACCACGCCATAGCCCCCGGCGGCAGCACCGTGCTGCATATTCCCGCCGGGCTGGACGGGGTGGCCGACATTACCTTTGCAACCGACCATGTACTGTCCACCCAGAGCGTGACCGTACCCAAGGATGGGGTGGATATTCCTGTAACCGCCGGGACGGACTGGGGGGTGGGCGCCTACGCGCTAGTTACCCTGCACCGCCCGCTGTCCGGGCCACGCCGCCCGCATGACCCTGTGCGGGCCGTAGGCATTGCCTGGATTGGTATCAACCAGGACCCACACCATCTGAGCGTGACACTCGGCGGCCCCGATACCATACGGCCCCGGCAACAGGTCACCATTCCGGTGGATGTGCATGGCGGGCCCGGTGCCCCGGCGGGGCAGACCGTGTCCCTGACACTGGCCGCAGTGGACGAGGGTATTCTGGCCCTGACGCATTACAACCAGACCAACCTGTTTGACACCCTATTTGGCAAACCTGCCCTTGGGGTGGACATGCGCGACACCTACGGCACCCTGCTACTGGACATGGCTGCCGCAGGCCGTATCCGCGAAGGGGGTGATGATGGTGAGGGCGAAGGCGGGGCCGATATTACCACTGCCCGCAGCGTATCGCTGTTCTCTGGGCCGGTCACGCTGGACGCCCACGGCCATGGACAGGTCACGCTGGATATTCCTGACTTTGAGGGCGCACTCCGCCTGATGGCCTCCGCCTGGTCGCAGGACGGGGTGGGAGACGCCCGGCGCGACATCACCGTACGTGACCCTGTTTTTCCCGACCTCGCACTGCCACGCTTTATTGCCCCTGGCGACACGGCCCAGCCCCTGCTGTCCATTGTGAATACAGATGGTCAGGCCGGCACCTACACCGCCCACCTGACAGTGAGCGGCCCGCTCCAGATCAGCGGCCCCAGCAGCCTGACAACAGAGTTAAAACCCGGTGAACGCAAAAGCGCCCGCGTCAGCCTGAACGCCACGGCAGAGGGCGAAGGCCACCTCCATCTGGTGCTGACACGCGCAGGCTCAAACACCGCCCTGCTAACCCGCGACTGGGTGCTGACATCGCGCGCAGGGCATGCTCCCTTTACCACCACCCACGCTCTGGCCCTGCCCGCAGGTGCCAGCGCCACCGTGGACCCCACATGGCTGAACGGTATTGCCCCCTCCAGCCTGCGGGCCACACTTGGTTTTTCCGCCGCCAAAGGGATCGACACCGTCGCGCTGCTGGAAACGCTCAACACCACACCCTGGGGGGATTCCCAAACTCTGGCAGCCATCGCACGCCCCCTGCTGTCGCTTAAAAACCCGACCCTGAGCGGCCCCGGTGCCTCGCCCGCAACACTGCATGCGCAAGTGCAGGCTACAGTGGATACCCTGCTGAACCGGCAGAACGCCGCAGGCCGCTTTGGCCTGACCCGGCTGGATGACGGACAGGGACTACCAGAAACGCAAGATTACATCACCGACTTTCTGACCCGCGCCAAAACGGCAGGATATGCCGTGCCCGAGAACAGGCTGCGCCTTGCGCTGGACCTGATCGAAAGCACCCAGTTGCAGGCTGGCACGCAGGATCAGACTGACGACACGTCCACCTCATCAGAAGACGCAGCCAACCGCGCCAGCCAGATTGCATCCGACAGGGCAACCAAGGCTTACGCCGCCTATATTCTGGCAAGAGCGGGCCGCCTGCACCCGCAGATTGTGCGGGATATGGCGCAGAGCATTGCCCAGCACCCTGATGGTGCAGGCTTCTCCCTCATCTGGGCGGACTCCCCGGTTGCCAACACGCTGGCCACACCTGTGGCCATAGGCCACATTGCCACAGCACAGGCCCTTGATGACGCGGCCAGCACAGGCCCTCTGTCACCCGACACTCTGTATGACGCGGCCATTGCCGCCCTTGGTCCGGTGCTTAAAGGCCCGCCACCGGCTGACAGCCTGCTCTACTGGGCGCATGTCCGTGACCTGACAGGGTTGATGCCCCTGACAGCCGAAGGCCATGACGAAGCCCGCACACAGGCTCTGGCTGACCGCTATGCCCAGCTGTCCATCGACCCCGGCCAACTGGATGCCCCGGAAAAAGCCGCCCTGCTGGAAACAGTCGCAGCCCTGAATGCCGACATGCCTGGCCGCAGCCTGAGCCTGAACGGTCAGGCGGAACCTGCCCTGACAACGCACCTGCCCTCGGCCCGTGTAGTCAGCGCCACACAGGTCAAGAAAGGGCTGACAGTCAGCAATACCGGCACACGGCCGCTTTATGGCACCCTGACCGTGCGCGGTGTACCCTCCGGCGCGGTTGCAAGCCAGGCGGCAGGGCTGAGCATCTCGGTCCGCTATACCACCCTGTCGGGCGAGCCGCTGGATGTAACACACCTTAAGCAGAACGACCGTTTTGTCGTGATTATCAAAGGGGCCCCACAGGCACCGGGGCTCCAGCGTCTGGGGCTGCTGCACATGCTCCCCGCTGGATGGGGGGTGGAGAGTGTCCTGTCCACAAACAGCAACGGCTATGACTTTACCGGCCCGCTGTCCGAGACCCTGTCCACCACCTTCCAGGCCGATCGGCTGGTCGCGCTGGTGGCGGTCAACCCCACGTCGGACGAAACCAACCAGCGCAGCTTCACCATCGCCTACATTGCCCGCGCAACCATGCCCGGCCACTATATCCGGCCGGAAACACTGGTACAGGTGATGGGTCGCCCCGCCATCATGGCACGGTCGGCCTCTGGCATTACGGATATCAGCCCTCCGTGATGGGGCGCGGCCTGTGGCGGCGACACGCCGTGCGGGCAGGATTGGCCGGAGCATGTCTGGCCAGCCTGCTGGCCGGGGCCGCCCTGCTGGACCACCTGCTACCCCCCGACATGGCCCGCGTGCGCAGCTTTGCCCTGATCCTGCAAGCGCGGGATGGTACGGTGCTGGACGGGCGCACCAGCCACGACGGCACCTGGCGGCTGCCCACCCAGAGCAAGCAGGTGGACCCCACCTATCTGGCCCTGCTGCTGCAAACAGAAGACAGGCGTTTTGCCTGGCACCCTGGCATAGACCCGCTATCCCTGACCAGAGCCGCGTGGCAGTTGCTGACCCACGGCCATATTGTCTCGGGCGGGTCCACGCTGGCCATGCAAGCCTCGCGCCTGTTAATGCCGCACCCGCATACATGGGGCGGCAAGCTGGCCGACCTGTTGCGCGCCCTGCAATTAGAATGGCGCTATGGCCACACCGGCACGCTGGACCTGTACCTGACACTGACCCCCGAAGGGGGCAATATCGAGGGCATACGTGCGGCGTCCTTGCTGTATTTCGGGCATGAACCAGCCCATCTTTCCCCCGCCGAAGCTGCGCTGCTGGTAGCCCTGCCACGCAAGCCTGCCGCTTTCCGCCCCGACCGGCACCCCCAGGCGCTGCTGGCTGCAGCCCAGGGCGTGCTATCCCACGCCCAGCAGCCTCTGCCCGCCCTCTGGCCCCACCCCACCACAGGCCCACACCCGCATGACGCGCCCGAGGTGCTGGCCTTTCTCTGGGGCAATGGCCGCCGTGACACCGTACATTCCACTCTGGATGCCGCCCAGCAGCGCACAATCCGCGCCCTGCTCACCCGTGATCTGCCCCCACGCCACGGCACTCTGGCAGCCCTTGTGGCCAACCATGAGCATGAAATAACCACCTGGGTGGGGGGGAGCGAACATAGCTGCCCAAGCTGTGCGATCGACATGGTGCTGGCCCCACGCTCACCCGGATCAGCACTCAAACCCCTTATTTATGGCATGGCGCTGGATGCAGGCTGGCTGACCCCTACCACACGCCTGCGCGATTCCCGCATGGCCGTAGGGGACTATGCCCCGCATGACTATGGCCACACGTTCTATGGTGAAACCACAGCCGCGCGGGCGTTGCAGCTTTCCCTCAATATCCCTGCCATTCTGGTCTTGCAGAAAATCGGGGCGGCGACCTTCCGCGACCATCTGGCCCGCTGCGGCGTGGTCCTGCGCCTGCCCGACGCAACCGCCACCCCAAGTCTGGCTCTGGCCCTTGGGGGAGAGGCCGTAACCCTGCGCGAACTGGTCACGCTCTATGCCGCCATCGACCACGCAGGCACCGTTGCCCCGCTGGTGCTGGACCACACCGCACCTCCTCCGCCCCCCATGGACACCCGCTTTGCCAGCCCCCGCGCCACGGCTGACCTGCGCGCCATCCTGCGCGGGACACACCCCCCGGCAGGCACAAGCTGGCATGATGTCGCCTTTAAAACCGGAACGTCCTACGGTGGGCGCGATGCCTGGGCCATGGCCACCACTGGCCGCTGGACTGTAGGTGTCTGGGCAGGCCGGCCCGATGGCACCGCAACGCCTGGCCTGACCGGCCGGGGTGTGGCCGGGCCTGTACTGGGCAGGATCATCACCCTGCTCCAGCCCCCGGCCCCCATCCCCACCACATTGGCTGTGGCCCCCACGCACCTTAACACGGCGGCGCTGTCCACCGCCCTGCACCGCATGGCCACTGTGGCCGGGCCGCAGATTATTACCCCGGCAAACGGTGCAGAACTGGAAAATAGCCCTGACCCGGCCCACGCCAGCCCCATCGGACTGGAAGCCGCAGGTGGGGTGCCACCCTATCGCTGGTATGTGAACGGCACGCCTGTCAGCGTACCACCGGGGGCCAGTGCAGCCTGGCTGCCCGATGGGCCGGGCTTTACACACATCAGCGTAACCGATGCCCAAGGATTGAGCGCCCAGGCAACAATCCGCATCCGCGACGCCGACCCCACCCTATGACCGCACCTGCGGACCTATGGTACGCATTGACTTTCCGGCGGGGCTATCGGCATTATCAGGCAGGCAATGGACTCTGCCTGACTTTCATACCCGAAAGTCGAACCGCCTTACGGGCTGATGATTCCTACCCCGCAAACCACGCGCGAGGGAGGAGTGTACCAACAGCCATGCGCCCCACCACCCCGACCATAACACACAGCCACCCACACCCGGACTCTGTCCGGGCTACATGCCCTGCTGGCAGGAGCCCGTGCATGCGTATTCTCTCCATTCTTGACACTCTGGAGACAGCCCCGTTCATCCTTGAGACAACCAGCGCTCTGGCTGACCGGCTTGGCTGTGGCAGCGTGCGCCTGCTGCACCCCGCCCCTGCCAGCAACCCGGACTTTCAAAGCCCTGACGAAGGCATGCCCGGCCCGCAGGCGCAGGCCCGTTTTGCCCAAAATGTTACAGCCCAGACAACAGCCCTGCATACCCTGTGCCAGAACTGGATGGCCACTTCTGGCCATGCCCGTATCAGCCACTGGGCCACAGGCCAGGAGGATAATATCCGCGCCCTTGTCGCAACAGAAGCCGCCAGTGCGGACCTTGTCGTGCTCAGCCGCCCCCGTGCGACCGACCCGGCCTCCGTCAGCCAGGCCTTCTCCGGTGCCCTGTACGATGCCAAGGCCGCAGTCGTGGTGGCCCCCTTGCAGTCCTACCCCACCATGGGCAGCCACCCCATCGTGGCCTGGAAAGCGTCGGACATGCTGGACCGTGCGCTGGAACACGCCATGCCCCTGCTGGAAAAAGCAGCCACAGTCACAATCCTGATCGGGGAGCGGCAGGCGGGGGAGGAAGCCACCCCAACACTGGCCCAGACCCTGCGCCAGAAAGGGGTTGCCGTGACCATCCAACGGTTTGTGATAACCAGCCGGACAGAGGTGGGCGAGCAGATACGCGCTCAGGCCCTGTCCGCCGGGGGTGACCTGCTGGTCATGGGCGCCTATAGCCAGCCGCATTTTCTGGAGTGGCTGTTTGGCGGCCCTACGCGCGACATTCTGCGCCACGGCACGCTGCCCATTCTGACACACCACTGACCCCTGGACAGAAGACCGATACAGACCATGCCTGCACCACTCATCCCCTCCCTCCTCATCGGCCTTGCCGGGGCCTGTGGCACGCTTTTACGCTACTGGCTGGGGCTGGCCACCGTACGCTGGAGCCAGGTACTGCCGTGGGGCACCATCCTGATCAACGTAACCGGGTCGTTCGCGATTGCCTTTTTTGGCACGCTGACGGCGGCCGGGGGCAGGCTGCCCATGTCGGAAACCAGCAGGCTTGTGTTCATGGTCGGGCTGTGCGGAGGATACACCACGTTTTCCTCCTTCAGCCTCCAGACCCTCGACCTTCTGAAAAACGGCTTCCCCGGTCGGGCACTGCTGAACATTGGCCTGTCTGTCATGCTGTGCATGGTCAGTGTCGCGGCGGGGTCCATGCTGGCGCAGGGTATCAACGCCAGCCAGCCCCACGATGGCTGAGAACAGGCCATCAATCAGGAGCATTTGCGCCTACGCCATTATGAGGATGGCGTAGGCCAATCCTTTATATAATCTTGATAATGTATTAAAAAATTCGTCATCAGACCACTGCCGGAACATTTTGAAAACTGCTATACGGGTATTGTAGCGTCTTTTCTGACCTCCTGGCCGTATTTAGGGCCGGGGCGTCCTGCTTTAGCTATAGTGTACCTGATGATCATGATTACGCTTCCTGTATTTTTGGAAAGGCCTGTTTAAATGACTTTCGGGAAAGCCTTGCTGTGTACAGGACGATTGGAAACATGGTCAGGCTCCGAAATGGTGCTTCTGGAATTTGGCGAGGCCCTTCAGGCTCAGGGCTTTGAAGTTGATATTTACGCCCACAATATTGCCGCTGACCTGGCAACCGTATTTGCCCAGAAAAACCTGACATTCAAAACAGCCAATACAATAAACCTTAAAAATTATCGGCTTATTTATACACAACTCAACGCCCTTACTGCACTGATGTCGGAAGATGACATAGGCTTTATGTGCGAAAACGGCTTTCCGTGCATTATCTACGGCCATCTTTCTCCCTTTGTCGATATGGAAGCCCCGCTCTCCCGGCTGGAAGCGGCCATCAACACCTTTATTGTGGCCAATAGTCAGGAAACAAAGCAGCGTCTGATCAGCTTTGGCTATAAAGACAAGGACGTGCTGGTTGTCCCCAATCCCACGCGCCATACCTACAAGAACAGCCAGAAAACGATTACAGATTTCAAGAACGTTGCCATTATCTCCAACCATGTTCCTCCAGAACTGCTGGAAGCCCGGGCACTGCTTGAAAATGATGGCCTTGTCGTGGATATTATTGGCGCACAAGGCACACAGCAACAGGTGACCCCTGAACTGCTGAATGCTTATGACGGCATTATTACCATCGGCAAAACGGTCCAGATGGCGTTGCTGTCAAAGCTGCCTGTTTACTGTTACGACCATTTTGGTGGTCCGGGCTGGCTGACCCCACAGAATTTTGAGAAGGCGGCAGACTTCAATTTTTCCGGGCGTGGGTTCTCGGCCAAGAAAACTGCGGATGATATTTATACAGAAATAAAAAATTTTACTGTAGAAAACTTCAACACCACACGCAGTCTCTACAATAACCTTGGAAAATATTCCTTCCGCAACTGGGTTGTCCTGCTCAAGCGCTTTCTGGTGCAGTATGAACCCGTCAAGCGGCGTAATGTCCAGACACTCCTCCAATACTGCCGTCTGGACAGAAGCCTGAGCGTTATTTGCATGCAGGCTTTCCAGTTCTTCTACGAAAGCAACGTTATCTATCAACGTCATGTAAAAATCATCGAGGACCAGAGCACCCATATTCAGGCCCTCACTCACTCAGTTGCCGATAAAGACCGATAGTGTTGAAAAACTCATGGTGAAGAGTGAAAGTGTTGCCAAGCCACTTCGACATAAGTGCAGCTTTCTTGCCTCAGGTGGATAAGGCAGGCGCTCCGGGAGGTATCAGTTTCGCCATTTTGCGGAGATTTTGAGCAGCTGCGGCGAGATGGAACTCATCACGGGCACCGTTTGGTCCTCTGAGCCTCAACCGATCGATCTTCAAAATGCGCTTGAGGTGAGCAAACAGCATTTCAACCTTCTTTCGTTCTCGTCTGGAGATAATATAGGCGTCGGTTAAAGCAATGTCGCGGGCCATATCACGAGCGCCTTCATGAATAGAGCGCAGAACCTTACGATTGGGCTGATTGGGGCAGCATTTTGGTTTGAGAGTGCATACGTCGCACGCCAGTTTCGACGAACGGTATCGAAGTAGGTTGTCGGGAGGGGCATTTGGTTGATCCGAGTTGATCTTGCGCCACTGCTGCTTCAGTTGCTGTCCTCCAGGACAGATGTAAAGATCGTGCACGTGGTCATATGTGAAATCTCGACGTTCGAAAGTCCCGTCCTGCCGGGCAGATTTGTCGAAGACCGGAATGTGAGGTTCGATGCCACGCTCATGAACCAGCCACGCAAGATTTTCAGCGGATCCATAAGCTGTATCCGCCGCAAGCCTTTCGGGCCATATTCCAAATGTTTCCTGCGTACGCTCTATCATTCGGCGTTGCGCCGTAACCTCGGCCTGCCGGATGGCTGTCGTGGTTTCTACATCCATGATGACAGCCGATTTAAGGTCGATGAGGTAATTTGTGCAGTAGGCATAATAAGCAAGGCCACCGCTTGCAGCGTTCCAACGTGCCGCAGGATCGACCGGAGAGATATATTTTGGTTGCACGGGCGTAGCAGACCCAAATGCAGCATCGTCCAGCACCGAGAAATACTCCCGCACAGCACGTTGGGCTGCCTCGATCGGCAGTTTATCTGGGCCCGGAACACTACGCTGCCGATTAGCGTCAGCCTTGATCGTGCTGGCATCGACCGCAAAGCCTTCACCGCCCACCAGTCCCTTGGCGATACACTGCCGGACGGTCATTTCGAACATTTGGCGAAGCAGATCACTCTCCCGGAAGCGTCCGTGCCGGTTTTTCGAGAATGTCGAATGATCAGGCACAGGGCCGTTGAGACCAAGGCCACAGAACCACCGGTAGGCCAGGTTAAGATGGACTTCTTCACATAGCCGTCGCTCGGATCGAATACCCATCACGTAGCCAACGATTAACATCCTGATGATCAGCTCGGG
It includes:
- the crcB gene encoding fluoride efflux transporter CrcB, with the protein product MPAPLIPSLLIGLAGACGTLLRYWLGLATVRWSQVLPWGTILINVTGSFAIAFFGTLTAAGGRLPMSETSRLVFMVGLCGGYTTFSSFSLQTLDLLKNGFPGRALLNIGLSVMLCMVSVAAGSMLAQGINASQPHDG
- a CDS encoding IS1182-like element ISGdi16 family transposase, with translation MMGDRTKIQEALFYEFRLEDHVPAGHLLRSIDRFVDLDGLREHLRPFYSGTGRPSIDPELIIRMLIVGYVMGIRSERRLCEEVHLNLAYRWFCGLGLNGPVPDHSTFSKNRHGRFRESDLLRQMFEMTVRQCIAKGLVGGEGFAVDASTIKADANRQRSVPGPDKLPIEAAQRAVREYFSVLDDAAFGSATPVQPKYISPVDPAARWNAASGGLAYYAYCTNYLIDLKSAVIMDVETTTAIRQAEVTAQRRMIERTQETFGIWPERLAADTAYGSAENLAWLVHERGIEPHIPVFDKSARQDGTFERRDFTYDHVHDLYICPGGQQLKQQWRKINSDQPNAPPDNLLRYRSSKLACDVCTLKPKCCPNQPNRKVLRSIHEGARDMARDIALTDAYIISRRERKKVEMLFAHLKRILKIDRLRLRGPNGARDEFHLAAAAQNLRKMAKLIPPGAPALST
- a CDS encoding glycosyltransferase family protein, coding for MTFGKALLCTGRLETWSGSEMVLLEFGEALQAQGFEVDIYAHNIAADLATVFAQKNLTFKTANTINLKNYRLIYTQLNALTALMSEDDIGFMCENGFPCIIYGHLSPFVDMEAPLSRLEAAINTFIVANSQETKQRLISFGYKDKDVLVVPNPTRHTYKNSQKTITDFKNVAIISNHVPPELLEARALLENDGLVVDIIGAQGTQQQVTPELLNAYDGIITIGKTVQMALLSKLPVYCYDHFGGPGWLTPQNFEKAADFNFSGRGFSAKKTADDIYTEIKNFTVENFNTTRSLYNNLGKYSFRNWVVLLKRFLVQYEPVKRRNVQTLLQYCRLDRSLSVICMQAFQFFYESNVIYQRHVKIIEDQSTHIQALTHSVADKDR
- a CDS encoding universal stress protein yields the protein MRILSILDTLETAPFILETTSALADRLGCGSVRLLHPAPASNPDFQSPDEGMPGPQAQARFAQNVTAQTTALHTLCQNWMATSGHARISHWATGQEDNIRALVATEAASADLVVLSRPRATDPASVSQAFSGALYDAKAAVVVAPLQSYPTMGSHPIVAWKASDMLDRALEHAMPLLEKAATVTILIGERQAGEEATPTLAQTLRQKGVAVTIQRFVITSRTEVGEQIRAQALSAGGDLLVMGAYSQPHFLEWLFGGPTRDILRHGTLPILTHH
- a CDS encoding transglycosylase domain-containing protein produces the protein MGRGLWRRHAVRAGLAGACLASLLAGAALLDHLLPPDMARVRSFALILQARDGTVLDGRTSHDGTWRLPTQSKQVDPTYLALLLQTEDRRFAWHPGIDPLSLTRAAWQLLTHGHIVSGGSTLAMQASRLLMPHPHTWGGKLADLLRALQLEWRYGHTGTLDLYLTLTPEGGNIEGIRAASLLYFGHEPAHLSPAEAALLVALPRKPAAFRPDRHPQALLAAAQGVLSHAQQPLPALWPHPTTGPHPHDAPEVLAFLWGNGRRDTVHSTLDAAQQRTIRALLTRDLPPRHGTLAALVANHEHEITTWVGGSEHSCPSCAIDMVLAPRSPGSALKPLIYGMALDAGWLTPTTRLRDSRMAVGDYAPHDYGHTFYGETTAARALQLSLNIPAILVLQKIGAATFRDHLARCGVVLRLPDATATPSLALALGGEAVTLRELVTLYAAIDHAGTVAPLVLDHTAPPPPPMDTRFASPRATADLRAILRGTHPPAGTSWHDVAFKTGTSYGGRDAWAMATTGRWTVGVWAGRPDGTATPGLTGRGVAGPVLGRIITLLQPPAPIPTTLAVAPTHLNTAALSTALHRMATVAGPQIITPANGAELENSPDPAHASPIGLEAAGGVPPYRWYVNGTPVSVPPGASAAWLPDGPGFTHISVTDAQGLSAQATIRIRDADPTL
- a CDS encoding alpha-2-macroglobulin family protein, with translation MKKYALVWCAALPIATVAQAADLPAPPDTQAEAATSTPEPLRFVQQDLNGSGERPELCLTFNQRLDPTQTRSLAAAITLKPAVPYAPHVSNTQFCLGGLAYNTSYILRVSTAFHAANGTRLDKAYTLNASFADRTPSVGLIGNGYTLPRLTSNGPVVQSVNVKTVRLHVLRMTPHVAAAQIGEGRISLDQTSMTGSDLAYLAQNWLTDVWHGTMAIDDQHNVSTSTAFPLATALTGKGPGLYLVTAENVALNPSASPVELALQPIPPGGNDSAPYNPAQYNSFAAHWVSLSNLGLTALRGTDGLHVSVRSLATGTGVADTQLALVAQSGDVLASAHTDSNGNAVFAPGLMRGTNANTPRQLIATQGNDQAIMALTGPWFDFSSRGAEGSGQFGMARAVIQTERGIYRPGETVNALVLLRDKTGHALTHQPLTVVLRRSDGQKDSTRTLTQDQDGGYTLQLPVSRSAPAGPWRIEVMLDPTSAPLAATSFQVADFTPQTLTATLKAPDQAVSDQPMDVQVAANFLYGAPASDLRVEGEWRLVPNPTPLPAYKDWVFGYATETLPDSSGNLDFPPTDAKGNTLATVPVSLPPGLTQRLAIALTARVIEPSGHPITKMLTVPLRRTTPLIGLHVAPTSTEDTQTAVPVSIVTLNPNGTQPVPLSGLRWTLSRVNSVYDWAHVDGRWEFHEHQVDVPVTSGSLTTDKAGRGTLSPSLDWGSYRLSVDDPASGAGTSTVLHVGWAATTGDTTPDALPVSVRDHAIAPGGSTVLHIPAGLDGVADITFATDHVLSTQSVTVPKDGVDIPVTAGTDWGVGAYALVTLHRPLSGPRRPHDPVRAVGIAWIGINQDPHHLSVTLGGPDTIRPRQQVTIPVDVHGGPGAPAGQTVSLTLAAVDEGILALTHYNQTNLFDTLFGKPALGVDMRDTYGTLLLDMAAAGRIREGGDDGEGEGGADITTARSVSLFSGPVTLDAHGHGQVTLDIPDFEGALRLMASAWSQDGVGDARRDITVRDPVFPDLALPRFIAPGDTAQPLLSIVNTDGQAGTYTAHLTVSGPLQISGPSSLTTELKPGERKSARVSLNATAEGEGHLHLVLTRAGSNTALLTRDWVLTSRAGHAPFTTTHALALPAGASATVDPTWLNGIAPSSLRATLGFSAAKGIDTVALLETLNTTPWGDSQTLAAIARPLLSLKNPTLSGPGASPATLHAQVQATVDTLLNRQNAAGRFGLTRLDDGQGLPETQDYITDFLTRAKTAGYAVPENRLRLALDLIESTQLQAGTQDQTDDTSTSSEDAANRASQIASDRATKAYAAYILARAGRLHPQIVRDMAQSIAQHPDGAGFSLIWADSPVANTLATPVAIGHIATAQALDDAASTGPLSPDTLYDAAIAALGPVLKGPPPADSLLYWAHVRDLTGLMPLTAEGHDEARTQALADRYAQLSIDPGQLDAPEKAALLETVAALNADMPGRSLSLNGQAEPALTTHLPSARVVSATQVKKGLTVSNTGTRPLYGTLTVRGVPSGAVASQAAGLSISVRYTTLSGEPLDVTHLKQNDRFVVIIKGAPQAPGLQRLGLLHMLPAGWGVESVLSTNSNGYDFTGPLSETLSTTFQADRLVALVAVNPTSDETNQRSFTIAYIARATMPGHYIRPETLVQVMGRPAIMARSASGITDISPP